The Xiphias gladius isolate SHS-SW01 ecotype Sanya breed wild chromosome 17, ASM1685928v1, whole genome shotgun sequence genome includes the window GAGCTCGGGGTCAAAATGAGGCCCGTTGATGTCGCAGGGATCCAGGGACTCCGGCTCCTCTGCGGCCTTTCCTTCCTCGTTCAGCCCGTAGTAGAGCTTCAGCATGCCGTGCACCCTACGCCTCCTGCCGGGGCCACAGTCCCCCGAGTCCACCACCGTGCCGTCCGCGTCGACGTCCATTCTACACTCCGGCCAGCTGagaaatgtacaaataaaacgACGATAAACAAAGACGACAGGCGTCCGGCTGGCAGTAGACAGCTCTCAACCGCTGCCTGCACACGGTAAATTCTTGTTCAAGAATGACTGATATCCGTGTAGCTTAGCTGTCTGCTAATATTAACAAGGCTTCTCAGaataataattagaaaatgtcatatttctcctaaaacacaagcagctggcTTGAAAACGTTATTGCTTCCGGGTGTGTAGCCTATCCGGTGTTACGTCGTCAAAGAGTCAGTGATGTCACAAAAATCGCCCGTCGCTTAAGGGAGGAACTTCTTGTAGTTCTGGTCGGGAAGTGCGCAACTGCGCATGTCATAGTCTTAACTACAACGGTAAACTGAATCAAAGATTGAATGCATTTactaaataaatattgatattttttgtttgctaaTACTCAGAGGTGATAATtactacaatgaaaaaaaaccaatcaaaaacaaaatgaaaccaaatcaaaattataaaatgaaattttaaaaaatcatacacataatgtattatgtatgtgtgtttggaaTACTGTATGGTACTCTAAATTGTGGCCTTAAGGAGAAAAACTGCATGCAGATATGCACAAGGggaatgaagaagaggagacatttgaaggtagaaaaaaaaattcacaaagaTTCAAAAGCTGACAAATATCTAAATATTAGATCATGGACAATACTGTGACAGTGGAATATATTCCTGGGATTTTGGTCAggtattttaaattaattattcaaagtataataaataatatttttaagtgAATGTAAAACCTTTTCTACAGGAGTAATCCCAAAGCAACTCTCTAAATAgtcattgaaaatgttaaataatgctTACGTCCCTGCACATTATTACAAACATGAAACTTTaacaatacaatatttttccaaactttATTAAATGTATCTAGTTGAAATGATACAGTGTGTGtatcaattaaattaatggtttaattgtaaaataaatctacaaTAGTTGTAAAAGCAGAACacgtgacaaaaaaaattgatgcTGAATAAAATCATACATATGATAACATGTTAGTTAAAATGAGTATGGCTTCAGTACACTAAGGGTGTAGGTAGGGAGGTCGTGAACACAATTTTTCACAGCTATTCTCTGAGAAACAGGGCCACTTTGCatctgtttattaaaaagaaaaaaaaaacaacatatcgGACATATTTCAATGAAGGCAGAACTGACTGTCCACTGCACTGAAAGGAATCACCATACACTGTTCAACAGGCAGCCCAGTGTAGTTATCCAGTTTATCTATATACTCACATCCGCTAAGAAAGATGAAATGCATTGTCTAGTTGAAAATGTGGGAAAtacattacaaaacacaaatcatttttttttaaaccatagcACTACCAACATTCCTGGTTTCCAAGCACCAATGCAGTCATTCAGATGCCAacttacaacaaacaaaaaggcaCTTTATGTTTCTGCAAAGTGATTGCTTGAGAAGATAATGCTTAAAATGACCTCTTCATTCTAGTGTACAAACACTGTCAAgtatatgaaaaaacaaagtaaaaatattctCTCATAGATACTAACAATCAATACAAAACAATCTGCAGAtgtaaaagatttaaaaacagtgtATTAGTATTAATAGTGCAGAATCACATAATGTGTCATCTGTCGGAATGCCTATTCTACAATGTGACATGCATAGTGTACATTAGCAACAATATACTGGACTGCTGCAGTTAGGGTACAGACAGTAGCTGACATACAAGTCAAAAGCATAGAAATGTAAGAACATTCTGCAGTTTGCATGCACAGGAGAATCAGGAAGAGTACATGATGTCACCACATGTCAAATGAGGAGATATGGCAGTGTTATATAGATGTATAACTTCTTTCACGGCCATTTCTGAGGTGAACGTATCTGTTAAATgtacagcagagacagaaactgCCTGTATCAGCATTGGGGGTGAAGTTCAGAGAGACACCTGGAGGGACTCTGCCAGGTGGAGACTGAAATCCGTCTCTGGAGCGTTAAGGTAGCATACTGTGTTGCAGCATGTTAGATAGGCTTGCTTTGGTGTACAGATGTAGATTTCAACAGCATAGTCAAAGGTTCTTGGTCAGTTCATCCCTGCTATATACACAGAGTAGACTGTCACTGTGAAGTGACAACCACATATCTCAGAATTAAATGGTTTTGAATTTATCAGATAAACTTGGGCATTGAATTTTTCTTTATGGGTTGAAAAAATTGTCCTACTTTCTACCATGACTAGTTACATGGTTTTCTCCTGAAAAAAACCCACGGGAGTGTTTGAAATAGATTGtcacacagcagaaaaacagggCGTCAACAACATTATACAAAGATAGTGTTCCCTGCCCTATTTCAAATGTCAACCAtgattgtgtttgtgagaaaaacaatcatttaaaatGGCTATCCAAAACTTATACATTTTAAGTTGCAGTTtgaagtttgaatttttttgtgtaatgtagTGCTGATAACAGTTTAACAGCaaggtttcttttattttagtcTCTCTCATGTCAGACGTTGCAGAAGAATGATATTGCATCAGTTTTACTTTGCTAATCAGGTCTGACCAAGCCAGTGAGAGTCAAGTCCAGACCTGTGCATGGATGTCACTTGTACTGATGGTGCTGATTAGGAATATTAACTTGGATATGCAAACTCGAAAGCAACTGCAGACTATTTAGTGGCAGGAATAGCAGCATGGTACAGTACGTTAATTGCTTGGGACGAAAGCTTTTATTAGAGTAATtgtcagttctttttttttttttttttaacttactatATGGTTTGGGTAGTTTGACTGATTTGATTCTTTCATTGGAGTGAATTAACTTATGCTCCCCAATGAACACTTAATACTATGAACTTGCAATTCTGGCTTCTACAACTGGATTCTGTAAAACGCCTGTTTTATCCTGTTATTTCACGTTTCGACCAAATTCACACTATTCTgcttttacaaataaaaattctttttaaaatgtgggatGTGCCACTTGCATTTTCTTTCCATAATAACTAGCTGCAAATAacatcaaatattaattatgTCAAACTCTTAAATACATGAACATACAAGAATCTTCCACAATACAGCCAATGAGCTCCCATACAGACTTTTTAAGATCAGTAacaccacacactaaacatTTCTACCAGTACTTTTTTAAAGTGGCTTCACCCTTTCATGAGAACAAGGCACTGGCagtttaaaaaagcagaatagTGGGAACATGCCCTTATATCGTCCCCTGAAAGTGTCTCTCATGCTGACTGTAAAGAGCTTCTGTTAACTCTTACAGATCTGAGGAGCATGTTTATTGTATAAGGGGGTATATTGCGATGTTCTTGGTGTTCAATCCCCAAGGAGAGTTAAAGTAAAAAGAGGTAATGCAGTGGTTATACTCATTTTAGGTTTAAAGTTTTTGAATAGTAGGAGTAAAAACTTCTCCAGAGCGCTGCAGAAAGGTCAAAAAGGTCATGAGATGTCACACAGTCATCATCTGAGGGTTTCTCTAAGGCTTGTCTCAGACGTATGAAGGAAGTCCATCACATGGTGCTCAGAGAATATTTTCCTTTATGTGAGGCCATCTAATGAATAGCCACTTCAGTTTAACCTGGGAAGCATAGCTGTTAAtagatctttttctttttcacattgcTGTACTCTTTTAATCTACACAACTTCAAAAGATAAATATCGTCGCACGCACTTAGATCCCTAGCTTGGTCCTTTGCATGTTCATATATTATCGGTTAAATGTCTCAAACTCGTATCAAGTCTTTTCTTTAAATCTCAGTGTAAAATGTTCAGGTTTGGTCTTTGAGAGGAACGGGTCAGAGATGATCAGTGAGTTTATCCCTGCTCCAGACTCTCTGTCACTTGCACAGCAGAGTACGTGGGTGCAGACGCCTGTCGGGTGAAGAAGGACGCAGCTCTTTTCGGCTTCAAGCgtttgatttcttttcctgaaagacaaaaaaggaccagtattgaaaaaaattctCCAACTGCAGTTACTACAGGGAGATTGACTTGGCATAGAAGTAGCTCTAACTCTAAAGAGATTACACCGTAAATAGGCTAGGACCACTAAATGTAACCATTAGACTCACCATTGTCCACGTAGCTGATAGTGTTAAGTGAGTGGACACGACTGCACACAACACTGCTTTGCCTGTGTAGCATCCCGCGCCGTCCACCCCGTCCGTTCTTGCTGCTGCCATCTTGCCCGGCGGGCTGCTGAGACAGACTCACCTCACCGTCTGTTTCAGCCGAAGCTCCTCCCTCAGCCGCAGACTTCAGCTCCACACAGAACTCAATGAAGCCGCTCATTAGCTCTGCCTGGTtcgagagaaaaaaatgacaaattactgAATCTAATCCTTAGAAGTAATGTAATTAACAGCTCTACTTAACTTTCTGATGGTTCATTATTGAACCACAGACATATAAAAGGTCACATTTTCCAGCCCTGGATTAGGGTCTGGTGTGATTATTTCTGACTGCCTCTACCACTATGTAACATCTCTTCACCATCTGTTTGCTCAGACAGTCTTCATCAACCCAAGAATCACTGAGTAAGGATGATATAGATAAGAGTGCAGGAaattatttgaacttttttaGGTTTCAACCCTAATATCAAGTGTTGTGCTCCGGTAAGAAGAAATAGGTACAGCAGCTGCACCCGATCCTGAAGCGCTCCAAAAGACCAGGTGCACTGTGCTCTCCAGAGATGGCTGCATATCCTCTCCCCttgttgaaaacatttgaagTGAGACACAGATAAGAGGACTACATCTGTCACCCTCTCCAGCAGCAAAACGATGTTAAATTCATTCAAACTACAGCGGAGACGGTGGAGGTGTCACCCAGGTCAGGACGGGTGCgacccaaaaaacaacaaaccaataaacacaacacactcaACAGTTCTGAGGCAATCTAGGCTACAGTATACGTGTTGGTTTGTCAAACTCCAACATACTGACGTATGTACAGATGTTAAATACATGGTTCATGAtttgtgaatttaattttattccaCAAACATTTTCTTACTTGTTTTGAGTAGATCTTTAGTAACTTGTTGACAGGAGTGCCGTCTTCCTCTCCATCAAACTCCAGCCAGAGAATGTGTGAGTCCCCCTCCTCCTCGGGGTAGCTGTGGTCCCAGGAGAGCTCACTGAAACGCAGGCCAAGCAGTACATGCTGCAAGAAAACGTGTTCAAGGTGAGAAATCAGGATAGTTTCATGAAGAGAAATAAGTGCTaagtacacacacgcacattgtGAGAAACATGGCGTTGTGTTGCCGTTTTACAgagctgtcaaaaaaaagaaaaagaaaaatccagtgCTCACCTTCTCTTTGACATCTATCACATAAACTCCCTCCAGGCAGATCCCTATGTTGACAGCTTTGCGTTTTCCCCTTTGGAGGATCCCTTGCACTGGTTTGTCAATCTCCCCACAGAAGAAAGCACACCTGTTTGTGCAGTTAAtgtcaattaaaaaatgtcagttatttGAGGTATATTTATCATTGCCTTTGAGTTTTAGAACAATCTTTTGTAGACAAATATAGAGTATAGATGGCTCATTACCCAAATTCTTACCCATAATAAGGCAGAGTATGACATGTGTTGAGGTACTGGTGTAGGAGTTGTGTGGGCTCAGGAGGGTTTCCAGCAGATGTGCTGATCTTTCTGTACTCCTCCAACAGGTTCTGCTCCAGCCCTGCCTGACGGCTCGACTTCCCTCTCAGAGTGGAGAGTAAACCTCCACTCCCAATGGCAACATGTGCAGGCAGAAAAGAGGAcagcttcttctctctgtcgAAAGTAGAGAAGAGAATTTTATAGTACACATTTAGTGCATTTTATCTGTGCAAATCCGTACAATGAAATCAAACAATTCATTTGCTAACATTCACCTCTTAAGTTCATGTCGTCCTTTGCTTCTGTTGCTCTGTCTTCATGCTTAACATGAAGGTGCATCAATGCATCGTACTGTCTTGTgccagtgtattttttttctttaatgcctatttcatttaaatattctcttcagtgtgttttaagaGAAAGGCGACAGGCCAAAATGCATTGGTCTCACAATAAAGTTCCTTAAAGTACAAGTGTTGCCCATGTTTTGACAACCTCTCCTCAATTGCTACCACTCAcatcctgacaaaaaaaaatctccttaaGTGGGACAGCTTCTGTTCTTCAGCGTCATAAAGATGCAACTGATGATTGCCTGGAGATGCTCTGAAAAGAGTTTATAATCTGCAACCAGTAATTATAATACTGTAATGGTTCAATCAGTAGGTACCCAGATGATCTGATTTGGCTCTACTTCTGACATTAAACGTCATGTAATTTATATGTGCAGGATAAACTAAGTGTCTTTTCTGATCTGCTCTACTGCATCATGATCCAtggtcaaacagaaaaagagagaaaacagaaagtaaCCTTTGGACTTTTGGGACGAAGagctaatgtttgttttgatgcgGCACACACCTAAAACTATCTATTTCtgtttaataattatttaacaCCAAAACGACAgataaaaaacactgacaagctAAGACCTTATTAAAACATTGCAAGCAACAAATATCTATTCAAACTATCTATTCAGATATCTGTTACTAACTGTAGGCAGCCAGTAATGTCTTACCTAAGTACCTAAATTAACAACAGTGACTACACTCctttaatatttctatattatatGTACAGTGATTCGTAGGCTCTGTCAAGCACTTACTGAGCCCTTTAATCTCAATCAAATCGCAAAAGGCtttagagagaaagacagaaaagcactCCCATGATCATCCCGCTCCaatcaaaaatgtcattttgtgcaTTCTTGCGCTTGGCACGTACAAACCAACAAGCAATTGTAAATTACTCCACTCGCACAATATGAGCGTTATCAACAtaggaaaaaattaaagcctctacccaaaaaaaaaaaaaaattgccttgACTTTTTTCACAGCGCATGTGGATTTTCATCCAATtccaatgttttgttgttgattgtGCCACAGTACTTGTAGCTGCTAAATCAACTAGCTGCCCTTTAAAATATCTGGGTTTATGGACATGAGATTAGTTGTGCTTTTTACATCATCAAAATGTTTCTAGTACATTGAGCTGTAGCTAGGCATCCTTTCAACATCTGATAAAAATCAACAGTATAGCCATGATGTActtcttcattttctaaaaGGGCGAACGATAATCGAGTCAACTTTGAACTGCACAAAAGGTTAAGCAAATGCTGGAGCCAAAGAAAGGAAAGTCAAGTATGAGCATGTTGATTATCTTACCAGAAGATggcagattttaaaattaatttcagtgtATGTCCATATAGTTACACCACATGTATCTATTGCCAacttcattttcatatattcagcatttatttcaaaaaaggctaatttgttaaaagaaatagtTGAACAcattgggaaatatgcttattcgctttcctGAAGAAAGTtatcgataccactctcataactgttcattaaataaaaagctacagccagcatcTTGTtcgcttagcttagcataaagactggaaacaaggagaaacagctagactagctctgtccaaaggctAAAAAAATACCTCTACATCTATATAAGAACCGAAGTGGAAAATCGATAAATTCTGGTTTCATGAGAGGTTATGTACTGGTCTCTCTCTTGGATT containing:
- the frmd8 gene encoding FERM domain-containing protein 8; its protein translation is MEGDDCSFPPDSSDDHSQRGSVASSATLSRAQDVLIYLFGDSAVHLSVEGLGSVTVQELGRGVREALRIPESAQDAFAFWLCSPLLELQLKVRHQPYKLCRQWQDLLYRFTEASEEDISQDEPCLQYRRNVFYPKSKELQIEDEGVLKLLYEEARNNILTGRYPCDPEHWTGLGALSLALDEGTGLDSQQFTYTIREKKLSSFLPAHVAIGSGGLLSTLRGKSSRQAGLEQNLLEEYRKISTSAGNPPEPTQLLHQYLNTCHTLPYYGCAFFCGEIDKPVQGILQRGKRKAVNIGICLEGVYVIDVKEKHVLLGLRFSELSWDHSYPEEEGDSHILWLEFDGEEDGTPVNKLLKIYSKQAELMSGFIEFCVELKSAAEGGASAETDGEVSLSQQPAGQDGSSKNGRGGRRGMLHRQSSVVCSRVHSLNTISYVDNGKEIKRLKPKRAASFFTRQASAPTYSAVQVTESLEQG